TCTTTGACGCACTTTTGCCTCTGGAGATCTCTTTAGCTTGATCTTCAAGCTTTTGAGAGTAAACAATGATCACCCCTACCGACTTCTGATCTTCAAATGATGCCAATGTTCTAACCCCTGCAACATTAGAAAGCGCTTTTACACTGATAGTCTTTTGAAATGAGTCCTCTGCAAGACGCTTTTTCTCAGCGGCCCCAAATTTTGATGGGTCTTGTCCTGCTTCTGCTAGTAGTTCATCAAGCTTAGTTTCAGCCAAGGTCGCTATTTTGTCTGTCATACGGTTCAAATAGTCATCATTAGCAGCCGCTTGCTCTGGATCAAAGTCTCGTTCATCCTGAAAAAATCGCTGCATAGATTCAGAAGCAATCTGACGTCTCTTGCTCTTCACAAACTCACCTTTAGCCGCTAATAATGCCGACTCAAAAGCCGCTACTCGAGCATCAGCAAAGGCGACATCCGTGGGTGACAGACTAATATTGGCTTGACCCCAGCCAATGTAGTACTGCTTTACCGGTGCACCTTGGTCGTTATATTTGATATTTTGGCCAAGCTTCATACCCCGCTTAGATAGATAGTTGTCACGCTTTATCTCCAGATCGTTAGCCGAGAGCTGATCTGCAATTGGGAACATATTGGATGGGTTGGTGCTCTGTACCTCAATAGACGAATTACTCCCTGTTGAGTCTGCGGCTTCGTTACTGCCGCTAGTCTGCACATTTAATAGCTGAGGGGCTGCAGGTATTTGACCGGCTGATGTATCCGCCACAGATAAGCCTGATATTGCCATCAATACCGCAGTCAAACTCAATTGTTTTGCCGTCTTCATTGTTTCATCCTTAATCATGAGTGGTTATCTACTGAACGCCTGTTATCTAATATTCATTACTAAAAACCAAAAAACCGAAGCCTCACAGAGACTGCATCCCTTAAAGAACTTCGGCTTATTGAGTGGTAATTGGTTCTAGTGGTTATAGCGACATAAATGACTTTTCGCCAGTCTTACGAATCTCTTTCTCACCAGCCCACTCCATGATGCCACTCTCAAGATTGACTAACTTAAGTGTAAACTTGTAGTAAACATCTTGAGCGTCACTGTTGCGCTTAACGATGCTAGACATATTACCGTACAGCATAAACTCAGCTCCGGTTTGCTTGCCAAACGCAGCCGCCTTTGATGGATCAACCATACCGCTATCCATCTGGAACTTTAATTGCTCCTGTACTGCTTTTACCGCGGTCAT
This genomic window from Alkalimarinus sediminis contains:
- a CDS encoding DUF6844 domain-containing protein, producing the protein MKTAKQLSLTAVLMAISGLSVADTSAGQIPAAPQLLNVQTSGSNEAADSTGSNSSIEVQSTNPSNMFPIADQLSANDLEIKRDNYLSKRGMKLGQNIKYNDQGAPVKQYYIGWGQANISLSPTDVAFADARVAAFESALLAAKGEFVKSKRRQIASESMQRFFQDERDFDPEQAAANDDYLNRMTDKIATLAETKLDELLAEAGQDPSKFGAAEKKRLAEDSFQKTISVKALSNVAGVRTLASFEDQKSVGVIIVYSQKLEDQAKEISRGKSASKSQPIAGKPSVAEQIEASVGDKKNYIFQHGVRILTDQFGNPALVAFGQSGVRATSNDSKFKVDMAVKAAKSAAQSFASAQFSEFVNATVALEDKTQLLSSTQINQIVEDGIQTEEQQVNVGKLIDNYVKQNSRTKITGMTTIKTWTANHPDTGHLIVGEVLMWSPFTRDAATQKFNKAPAKPAKPKPAAPQNNMHQSADFESDASF